One window of Pieris rapae chromosome 14, ilPieRapa1.1, whole genome shotgun sequence genomic DNA carries:
- the LOC110991451 gene encoding signal peptide peptidase-like 3 isoform X1, which yields MAQVGANMEYQEYKWAYSIMDSSRVSACLISMLLIVYGSFRSLNMEREAREKAEREKEACLLGNKTPPNSSSSSNVQTLNTMQALCFPLGSSVALLVMFFFFDSVQTLVAICTAIVACAALAFLLTPLCQYVAGGSRAALCGRYSAPELAAALLAAAIVAVWVLTGHWLLMDAMGMGLCVTFIALIRLPSLKVSTLLLTGLLLYDVFWVFFSSYIFTANVMVKVATRPAENPMNVVARRLQLGGAMRDAPKLSLPAKLVFPSMHHQGHFSMLGLGDIVMPGLLLCFVLRYDAYKKATLVCQMGQVPGPRSMGSRLTYFHCSLLGYFLGLLTATVSAEVFKAAQPALLYLVPFTLLPLLTMAYVKGDLRRMWSEPFIAPPNGKLGADFDV from the exons aGTATCTGCGTGTCTGATATCTATGCTCCTGATCGTCTATGGCAGTTTCCGATCTTTGAATATGGAACGCGAGGCGAGAGAAAAGGCAGAACGCGAAAAAGAAGCTTGCTTATTAGGCAATAAGACACCGCCTAACTCTTCATCTAGTAGTa atgtaCAAACATTGAACACGATGCAGGCGTTGTGTTTCCCTCTGGGGTCATCAGTGGCCCTACTAGTTATGTTCTTCTTTTTTGACTCCGTGCAAACACTCGTCGCGATATGTACAGCca ttgtaGCCTGTGCGGCCCTAGCGTTTCTCCTAACCCCGCTGTGCCAGTACGTGGCCGGAGGAAGTCGGGCTGCGCTGTGCGGCCGGTACTCCGCCCCCGAGTTGGCCGCAGCTCTACTCGCCGCTGCCATCGTTGCTGTCTGGGTGTTAACTGGACATTGGCTGCTAATGGACG cTATGGGCATGGGTCTGTGCGTGACCTTTATTGCGCTGATCCGTCTGCCGTCGCTGAAGGTGTCCACCCTTCTACTCACCGGTCTACTTCTTTATGATGTCTTCTGGGTGTTCTTCTCGTCATACATATTCACTGCCAATGTTATGGTCAAGGTCGCTACCAG GCCAGCCGAAAATCCAATGAACGTGGTCGCCCGTCGCTTGCAGCTGGGCGGGGCGATGCGAGACGCGCCCAAACTCTCTCTTCCTGCCAAACTCGTCTTCCCTTCCATGCATCATCAGGGACACTTCTCTATGCTTG gttTGGGTGATATAGTGATGCCTGGTCTTTTGCTGTGTTTCGTGTTGCGCTACGACGCGTACAAGAAGGCCACGCTTGTGTGTCAGATGGGGCAAGTTCCTGGCCCACGTTCTatg GGTTCCCGTCTGACATACTTCCACTGCTCTCTACTGGGCTACTTCCTGGGACTACTGACGGCGACAGTATCCGCGGAAGTGTTTAAGGCGGCTCAACCCGCACTACTTTACCTCGTGCCCTTCACGCTACTGCCGCTACTCACTATGGCATACGTTAag GGTGATCTAAGAAGAATGTGGAGTGAACCGTTCATAGCGCCACCGAACGGCAAGTTGGGGGCTGACTTCGATGTCTGA
- the LOC110991451 gene encoding signal peptide peptidase-like 3 isoform X2 → MAQVGANMEYQEYKWAYSIMDSSRVSACLISMLLIVYGSFRSLNMEREAREKAEREKEACLLDVQTLNTMQALCFPLGSSVALLVMFFFFDSVQTLVAICTAIVACAALAFLLTPLCQYVAGGSRAALCGRYSAPELAAALLAAAIVAVWVLTGHWLLMDAMGMGLCVTFIALIRLPSLKVSTLLLTGLLLYDVFWVFFSSYIFTANVMVKVATRPAENPMNVVARRLQLGGAMRDAPKLSLPAKLVFPSMHHQGHFSMLGLGDIVMPGLLLCFVLRYDAYKKATLVCQMGQVPGPRSMGSRLTYFHCSLLGYFLGLLTATVSAEVFKAAQPALLYLVPFTLLPLLTMAYVKGDLRRMWSEPFIAPPNGKLGADFDV, encoded by the exons aGTATCTGCGTGTCTGATATCTATGCTCCTGATCGTCTATGGCAGTTTCCGATCTTTGAATATGGAACGCGAGGCGAGAGAAAAGGCAGAACGCGAAAAAGAAGCTTGCTTATTAG atgtaCAAACATTGAACACGATGCAGGCGTTGTGTTTCCCTCTGGGGTCATCAGTGGCCCTACTAGTTATGTTCTTCTTTTTTGACTCCGTGCAAACACTCGTCGCGATATGTACAGCca ttgtaGCCTGTGCGGCCCTAGCGTTTCTCCTAACCCCGCTGTGCCAGTACGTGGCCGGAGGAAGTCGGGCTGCGCTGTGCGGCCGGTACTCCGCCCCCGAGTTGGCCGCAGCTCTACTCGCCGCTGCCATCGTTGCTGTCTGGGTGTTAACTGGACATTGGCTGCTAATGGACG cTATGGGCATGGGTCTGTGCGTGACCTTTATTGCGCTGATCCGTCTGCCGTCGCTGAAGGTGTCCACCCTTCTACTCACCGGTCTACTTCTTTATGATGTCTTCTGGGTGTTCTTCTCGTCATACATATTCACTGCCAATGTTATGGTCAAGGTCGCTACCAG GCCAGCCGAAAATCCAATGAACGTGGTCGCCCGTCGCTTGCAGCTGGGCGGGGCGATGCGAGACGCGCCCAAACTCTCTCTTCCTGCCAAACTCGTCTTCCCTTCCATGCATCATCAGGGACACTTCTCTATGCTTG gttTGGGTGATATAGTGATGCCTGGTCTTTTGCTGTGTTTCGTGTTGCGCTACGACGCGTACAAGAAGGCCACGCTTGTGTGTCAGATGGGGCAAGTTCCTGGCCCACGTTCTatg GGTTCCCGTCTGACATACTTCCACTGCTCTCTACTGGGCTACTTCCTGGGACTACTGACGGCGACAGTATCCGCGGAAGTGTTTAAGGCGGCTCAACCCGCACTACTTTACCTCGTGCCCTTCACGCTACTGCCGCTACTCACTATGGCATACGTTAag GGTGATCTAAGAAGAATGTGGAGTGAACCGTTCATAGCGCCACCGAACGGCAAGTTGGGGGCTGACTTCGATGTCTGA